Proteins from a single region of Vanessa cardui chromosome 13, ilVanCard2.1, whole genome shotgun sequence:
- the LOC124534823 gene encoding cytochrome P450 6B7-like: protein MLAVIITVTVLLVLYLYGTRNFKYWERRQVKHEKPVLFFGNNTRNYFMQKSVSEMAEELYWKYPSEKVVGFYRASRPELVIRDPEITKRILTTDFANFYARGLNKNTVEMEPLLRNLFFADGDLWRLLRQRMTSAFTSSKLKAMFPLIVERAERLQMWAHNATSEGQEIDARELMARYTIDIIGACGFGLDSDSLKEENSTFQKLGNSIFKAGPKYFFIIILKELFPKIFNNLKVLTHVEKAIYRLVHDVLRQRNYEPSTRNDFIDILLKYKKKGTIVGDSIEKIKPDGTPEIVSLEMNDDLIAAQVFVFFAAGFETSSSATSFTLHELAHHIDIQNKIQQEIDSVLEKFDNKLCYDAIKEMRYLEWSFKEAMRIFPTGGYLMRKCSQKYTFEDLNLTIDKGVGITIPIKSMQNDSKYFDNPSEFRPERFDPNNFNDNNKYIYLPFGGGPRACIGERFALMQSIAGLVAILSRFSVRPAPSTVRHPEIEPTSAIVQTVKGGLPLLFLERKPREK, encoded by the exons ATGCTTGCGGTCATAATAACGGTAACTGTGCTTTTGGTTCTATACTTATACGGAACAAGAAACTTCAAGTACTGGGAACGAAGACAAGTTAAACATGAAAAGCCAGTACTCTTTTTCGGTAACAatacaagaaattattttatgcaaaaaagtGTGAGCGAGATGGCAGAGGAGTTGTATTGGAAATATCCATCGGAGAAAGTGGTAGGATTTTATCGAGCATCTCGTCCCGAACTTGTCATTAGGGACCCTGAAATTACGAAGCGAATACTCACAACCGACTTTGCCAACTTTTATGCGCGTGGATTGAACAAGAATACCGTTGAAATGGAACCTTTGCTTcggaatttatttttcgcagACGGTGATCTTTGGCGGTTACTGCGTCAGCGGATGACGTCAGCCTTTACGAGTAGCAAACTCAAGGCCATGTTTCCATTAATCGTGGAACGAGCTGAACGGCTGCAGATGTGGGCACACAACGCCACCTCGGAAGGACAGGAGATCGATGCTCGCGAACTCATGGCGCGATACACGATTGATATTATTGGTGCCTGTGGCTTTGGCCTTGACTCGGACTCTCTCAAAGAGGAGAACTCCACTTTTCAAAAACTtggaaattctatatttaaagccggacctaaatatttttttatcattattttaaaagaactctttcccaaaatatttaataacttgaaAGTTTTGACTCACGTGGAAAAAGCAATATATCGACTAGTGCACGATGTTCTACGTCAAAGAAACTATGAACCATCTACTAGAAATGACTTCATAGatattttgcttaaatataagaaaaaaggcACGATTGTTGGCGACtcgatagaaaaaataaaaccagaTGGAACCCCAGAAATCGTTAGTTTAGAAATGAATGATGATCTGATAGCGGCtcaagtttttgttttttttgctgCTGGTTTTGAAACGTCTTCTTCAGCAACTAGTTTTACCTTACACGAGCTAGCTCATCACAttgacattcaaaataaaatacaacaagaAATTGATAGTGTTCTAGAAAAGTTTGATAATAAACTGTGCTATGATGCTATTAAGGAAATGCGTTACCTGGAATGGTCATTTAAAGAAGCAATGAGAATATTTCCAACGGGTGGTTATTTAATGAGAAAGTGCTCACAGAAATACACATTTGAAGATTTAAATCTGACCATTGATAAAGGAGTAGGAATCACAATACCTATAAAATCAATGCAAAatgattcaaaatattttgacaatcCGAGTGAATTCCGCCCGGAAAGATTTGatccaaataattttaatgataataacaaatacatatacctGCCATTTGGTGGTGGGCCTCGGGCCTGTATTG GTGAGCGCTTCGCTCTAATGCAGTCGATCGCAGGATTGGTTGCAATTCTCTCACGTTTCAGCGTGCGACCAGCACCATCAACGGTACGACACCCAGAAATTGAACCCACATCGGCCATCGTACAAACTGTGAAGGGCGGGCTACCTCTACTGTTTCTAGAGAGGAAACCGAGAGAGAAATAG
- the LOC124534664 gene encoding cytochrome P450 6B6-like, with amino-acid sequence MLAVIIVLIVVLVLYLYGTRNFKYWERKQVKHDKPVLFFGNNTRNYLMQQSVCQLAVEMYWKYPNEKVVGFYRASRPELVIRDPDIAKRILTTDFATFYPRGLNRNTDEIEPLLRNLFFADGDLWRLLRQRITPAFTSGKLKAMFPLIVERAERLQARALNAAAGGQEIDARDLMARYTTDFIGACGFGLDSDSLKEEDSAFRKLGATIFQAGPKEIFIVILKELFPRIFNKLKLMTRVEKGIYQLVNEVLRQRNYEPSGRNDFIDLLLECKKKGTIVGDSIEKIKPDGKPEIATLEMNEDLMAAQVFVFFAAGFETSSSATSFTLHELAHHPDVQNKVQEDIDRVLERYDNKLSYDAIKEMHYLEWTFKEAMRIFPSLGFLIRESAKKYTFEDINLTIDEGVRVIIPIQAMQNDPKYFDNPTEFRPERFDPSNFNIENKYVYLPFGVGPRACIGERLGLMQSLAGLAAVLSRFTVRPAPSTIRHPIVNPTSGIVQTVKGGLPLLFLERKARS; translated from the exons ATGCTCGCGGTTATAATAGTGTTGATTGTGGTTTTAGTTCTATACTTATACGGGACAAGAAACTTTAAGTACTGGGAACGAAAACAAGTTAAACATGACAAGCCAGTACTCTTTTTCGGTAACAATACGAGAAATTATTTAATGCAACAAAGTGTATGCCAGCTGGCAGTGGAGATGTACTGGAAGTATCCAAATGAGAAAGTGGTAGGCTTTTACCGAGCATCTCGTCCTGAACTTGTTATACGGGACCCTGATATTGCCAAACGAATACTCACAACAGACTTTGCTACCTTTTATCCTCGTGGACTGAACAGGAATACAGATGAGATAGAACCTCTGCTTcggaatttatttttcgcagACGGTGACCTTTGGCGGTTACTGCGTCAGCGCATAACGCCCGCCTTTACCAGTGGTAAACTAAAAGCTATGTTTCCACTAATTGTGGAACGAGCGGAACGACTGCAGGCCAGGGCACTCAACGCCGCTGCCGGAGGACAGGAGATCGACGCACGCGATCTTATGGCACGATACACCACTGACTTCATTGGCGCCTGCGGCTTCGGACTTGATTCCGACTCACTCAAAGAGGAAGACTCCGCTTTCAGAAAACTTGGTGCTACTATATTTCAAGCGGGACCTAAAGAAatttttatcgttattttaaaagaacTCTTTCCCCGTATTTtcaacaaattaaaacttatgactCGCGTGGAAAAAGGAATATATCAACTAGTAAACGAAGTCCTAAGACAAAGAAACTACGAACCGTCTGGTAGAAACGACTTCATAGATCTTTTGCTTGAATGTAAGAAAAAAGGCACGATTGTTGGTGACtcgatagaaaaaataaaaccagaTGGAAAACCAGAAATCGCTACTTTAGAAATGAATGAGGATCTCATGGCGGCTCAAGTATTTGTCTTTTTCGCTGCTGGTTTCGAAACGTCGTCCTCAGCAACCAGTTTTACCCTACACGAACTAGCTCATCACCCTGATGTACAAAATAAGGTACAAGAGGACATTGATAGAGTATTGGAAAGGTATGATAACAAATTAAGCTATGACGCCATAAAGGAAATGCATTACCTAGAATGGACATTTAAAGAAGCAATGAGAATATTTCCTTCACTTGGTTTTTTGATAAGAGAGTCTGCTAAAAAGTACACTTTCGAAGATATAAATCTAACCATTGATGAAGGAGTAAGAGTAATAATACCTATTCAAGCAATGCAAAACGACCCTAAGTACTTTGATAATCCGACTGAATTCCGCCCTGAAAGATTTGATCcgagtaattttaatattgaaaacaaatatgtttacTTACCATTTGGTGTTGGACCACGCGCTTGTATTG GTGAGCGACTCGGCCTGATGCAGTCGTTGGCCGGGCTGGCCGCAGTGTTGTCACGTTTCACCGTGCGACCAGCACCCTCTACGATACGGCACCCAATAGTTAACCCCACCTCGGGTATCGTACAAACAGTGAAAGGTGGCCTGCCACTGTTGTTCCTAGAGAGGAAGGCTAGAAGCTGA